One Natrinema marinum genomic window carries:
- a CDS encoding PstS family phosphate ABC transporter substrate-binding protein, whose protein sequence is MTDTKMDRSVRSFSRRKFIAATGAVGALSLAGCTENTGNGAGSGGDRERVVVTGSSTVFPVSDTLAEEFMNDHPKVNVPTNPTGTGGGFSNNFCPGNSDINGASRPIQDEELQNCQDNGVEPIEFQIGKDAVTMAVNNDSPIDCLSYDQLAQIWRQNGAETWSDVNSEWPDAQIKRFGPPSTSGTFDWFRNNVIGDAGSHIQQYEATENDNELVQGIETTQHSIGYFGYAYYRENQDRIKAVGVRQGENGECTKPSLDAAQSGAYPMARPLYIYVSKESLQRDPVYNFVEFYLEQSSTDTISDVGYVPVSEEQAQSNLEKLENAVN, encoded by the coding sequence ATGACTGATACCAAGATGGATCGTTCGGTTCGCTCGTTTTCTCGACGGAAGTTTATCGCCGCGACGGGCGCAGTCGGCGCGCTCTCGCTGGCCGGCTGTACCGAGAACACCGGAAACGGGGCCGGAAGCGGCGGGGATCGTGAACGTGTCGTCGTCACCGGCAGTAGTACGGTGTTCCCGGTCTCCGACACGCTCGCCGAAGAGTTCATGAACGATCATCCTAAGGTAAACGTCCCAACCAACCCGACCGGTACCGGGGGCGGGTTCAGCAACAACTTCTGCCCCGGAAATTCCGACATTAACGGCGCATCGCGTCCGATTCAGGACGAGGAGCTCCAGAACTGTCAGGACAACGGCGTCGAGCCGATCGAGTTCCAGATCGGAAAGGACGCCGTCACGATGGCCGTCAACAATGACTCACCGATCGACTGTCTCAGCTACGACCAGCTCGCCCAGATCTGGAGACAGAACGGTGCGGAGACCTGGTCCGATGTCAACTCCGAGTGGCCCGACGCACAGATCAAGCGTTTCGGTCCGCCGTCGACTTCGGGAACCTTCGACTGGTTCAGGAACAACGTGATCGGCGACGCTGGGAGCCACATCCAGCAGTACGAAGCGACCGAAAACGACAACGAACTCGTTCAGGGAATCGAGACGACGCAGCACTCGATCGGCTACTTCGGCTACGCATACTATCGGGAGAACCAGGATCGGATCAAAGCGGTCGGAGTCCGTCAAGGCGAAAACGGCGAGTGTACCAAACCGAGCCTCGACGCCGCACAGTCGGGCGCATACCCGATGGCGCGGCCCCTGTACATCTACGTCAGCAAGGAATCGCTCCAGCGCGATCCGGTCTACAACTTCGTCGAGTTCTACCTCGAGCAGTCGTCGACGGACACCATCAGCGACGTCGGCTACGTCCCCGTCAGCGAGGAGCAGGCCCAGTCGAACCTCGAGAAGCTCGAGAACGCAGTCAACTGA
- a CDS encoding PstS family phosphate ABC transporter substrate-binding protein yields the protein MQNDRFGRSVESVSRRKLLVAVGGGGTAALAGCLSSESDDGDETDPDGDDGGGETGGDGLSGEVVVTGSSTVFPISQAMRDRFMDEHPNVTVRVESTGSGGGFENHFCPGDADINAASRPIKTAERDHCTGNGVTPVEMQIAGDALTMAVSTENDWVDCMSFDQLARVWSEGGAETWADIDSDWPDEPFELYGPDTTSGTYDWFTANVVGDAGHRSDYVGTEDDTTIVQGLEGSPYAMGYFGYGYYAENAERVKALEIKASESDACAEPTLEAAKTGSYPMARPLFIYPSEEALQREVVSEFVRFYLENSTADWIAEEVNYVPSSEAQASENLSALEEITGA from the coding sequence ATGCAGAACGACCGGTTCGGGCGGTCCGTCGAGAGCGTATCGCGACGCAAACTCCTCGTGGCTGTCGGCGGAGGCGGAACGGCCGCGCTTGCGGGATGTCTCTCGAGCGAGAGCGACGATGGCGACGAAACGGACCCCGACGGCGACGACGGTGGCGGCGAAACCGGCGGCGATGGACTCTCGGGCGAGGTCGTCGTCACGGGCTCGAGTACCGTCTTTCCGATCTCGCAGGCGATGCGCGATCGGTTCATGGACGAGCACCCGAACGTTACCGTCAGGGTCGAGTCGACCGGCAGTGGCGGCGGATTCGAGAATCACTTCTGTCCCGGCGATGCGGACATCAACGCGGCTTCGCGGCCGATCAAAACCGCCGAACGGGATCACTGTACCGGAAACGGCGTCACGCCAGTCGAGATGCAGATCGCAGGCGACGCCCTCACGATGGCCGTCAGCACCGAGAACGACTGGGTCGACTGCATGTCCTTCGATCAACTGGCGCGGGTCTGGAGCGAGGGCGGCGCGGAGACCTGGGCCGACATCGACTCCGACTGGCCGGACGAGCCGTTCGAACTCTACGGTCCCGACACGACCTCCGGGACCTACGACTGGTTTACCGCGAACGTCGTCGGCGACGCCGGCCACCGCAGCGATTACGTCGGGACGGAAGACGACACGACCATCGTGCAGGGACTCGAGGGCAGCCCGTACGCGATGGGCTACTTCGGTTACGGCTACTACGCCGAGAACGCGGAGCGCGTCAAAGCGCTCGAGATCAAAGCCAGCGAGAGCGACGCTTGCGCCGAGCCAACTCTCGAGGCGGCCAAAACAGGGTCGTATCCGATGGCACGCCCGCTCTTTATCTACCCATCCGAGGAAGCGCTGCAGCGCGAGGTCGTCTCCGAGTTCGTCCGGTTCTACCTCGAGAACTCGACCGCCGACTGGATCGCCGAGGAGGTCAACTACGTCCCTTCGAGCGAGGCGCAGGCCAGCGAGAATCTGAGCGCGCTCGAGGAGATCACGGGCGCGTAG
- the phoU gene encoding phosphate signaling complex protein PhoU — translation MAREDYRERLERLREAVVTMGDLVYEQLADGFTALFTGDRSLARDVIEGDHTVNRRSLELESECFDLLALYQPLAGDLRIVVAAFKIATDLERVGDLATNLAEYALDATESSPPLPDVDFERTAALALELLEEALEAFVTEEPATCFAVAERDDELDDRCVSVAERVVRTCIDLRIEGIDATGGRTIGSDPVGDPSVSDLLADVSRTLVIARDIERIGDHAVNVAARTLYALENSDELLF, via the coding sequence ATGGCCCGCGAGGACTACCGGGAGCGCCTCGAGCGCCTCCGCGAGGCCGTCGTCACGATGGGCGATCTCGTCTACGAGCAGCTCGCCGACGGGTTTACCGCGCTGTTTACCGGCGATCGGTCGCTCGCACGCGATGTTATCGAGGGCGATCACACCGTCAACCGCCGCTCGCTCGAGCTCGAAAGCGAGTGTTTCGACCTGCTCGCGCTCTATCAGCCCCTCGCGGGCGACCTGCGGATCGTCGTCGCCGCGTTCAAGATCGCCACCGACCTCGAGCGTGTCGGCGATCTCGCGACCAATCTGGCGGAGTACGCCTTAGACGCGACCGAATCGTCGCCACCGCTTCCCGACGTGGATTTCGAGCGGACCGCCGCGCTCGCACTCGAGTTGCTCGAGGAGGCCCTCGAGGCCTTCGTCACGGAAGAGCCGGCGACCTGTTTCGCGGTCGCCGAGCGAGACGACGAACTCGACGATCGCTGTGTCAGCGTCGCCGAGCGCGTCGTCCGGACCTGTATCGACCTTCGGATCGAGGGCATCGACGCGACCGGCGGTCGGACGATCGGGTCCGATCCGGTCGGTGATCCGTCAGTGTCCGATCTCCTCGCTGACGTGTCGCGGACGCTCGTAATCGCTCGCGACATCGAACGCATCGGCGACCACGCCGTCAACGTCGCGGCACGGACGCTGTACGCCCTCGAGAACAGCGACGAACTGCTCTTCTGA
- the pstB gene encoding phosphate ABC transporter ATP-binding protein PstB — protein MTESSIPTTATDRTDSDGAPSSDETTTGESNERTKAEWREYSFPGDPVLSVEDLNVWYGDDHALKDISIDIPEKSVTALIGPSGCGKSTFLRCLNRMNDRIKAARIEGDVTFNEQNIYADGANLVELRKRIGMVFQHPNPFPKSIRENVAYGPRKHGDLERGLVPRLLGRDDKDREDELVERCLRNAALWDEVEDRLGDNALGLSGGQQQRLCIARCLAVDPEVILMDEPASALDPIATAKIEDLIEDLAEEYTVVIVTHNMQQAARISDQTAVFLTGGELVEYGDTDQVFENPRSQRVEDYITGKFG, from the coding sequence ATGACAGAATCAAGCATTCCCACCACGGCAACGGATCGAACCGATTCCGACGGAGCCCCGTCGAGCGACGAAACGACGACCGGTGAGAGCAACGAGCGCACGAAAGCGGAATGGCGCGAGTATTCGTTCCCAGGTGACCCGGTCCTATCGGTCGAGGATCTGAACGTCTGGTACGGCGACGACCACGCGCTCAAAGATATCTCGATCGACATTCCCGAGAAGAGCGTCACGGCGCTCATCGGTCCCTCGGGCTGTGGAAAATCCACGTTCCTCCGGTGTCTCAACCGGATGAACGATCGAATCAAAGCTGCTCGTATCGAGGGGGATGTTACCTTCAACGAGCAGAACATCTACGCCGACGGGGCCAACCTCGTCGAACTGCGGAAACGCATCGGCATGGTGTTCCAGCACCCGAACCCGTTCCCAAAGTCGATCCGCGAAAACGTCGCCTACGGCCCGCGAAAACACGGCGACCTCGAGCGTGGGCTGGTTCCCCGGTTGCTCGGACGCGACGACAAGGACAGGGAGGACGAGCTGGTCGAGCGGTGTCTTCGCAACGCAGCCCTCTGGGACGAGGTCGAAGACCGCCTCGGCGACAACGCGCTCGGCCTCTCCGGCGGCCAACAACAGCGACTCTGCATCGCGCGCTGTCTCGCCGTCGACCCCGAGGTCATCCTGATGGACGAGCCGGCGTCGGCGCTCGACCCGATCGCCACCGCGAAGATCGAGGATCTCATCGAAGACCTCGCCGAGGAGTACACGGTCGTCATCGTCACCCACAACATGCAGCAGGCCGCCCGCATCTCCGATCAGACGGCGGTCTTCCTGACCGGCGGCGAACTCGTCGAGTACGGCGACACCGATCAGGTGTTCGAGAACCCGCGGAGTCAGCGAGTCGAGGACTATATCACTGGTAAGTTCGGGTGA
- the pstA gene encoding phosphate ABC transporter permease PstA produces the protein MSGAHEVRLVETGGTTYERMAIGVVIGSFVAFTLSIGVLFEWIAIDGTVSGVPTAIYFGGALLFLGSATGALGAFSRWSGVRTTPDRSPALSTVGSQTVLWTITAAFVAGNTLGLGALGWFVAAFVGLLVAYLTITAREDLGATVPAATFVSFVGVLVLTGVISPTWTWQPAAFDATIPGQLAIPLLVLIGSLLTGQSSATAYAGFGTRGRQNGAFLLISLVVLLTLSVLLFLLVFVFERGILVVLENLTVSAATVLFLLAAVLVSLVRYGHVNPATADGTDTLVSFVSLAAASVVGLIGVVLASAIATKYTISGYAVTIEPAAVVGALPGLVVGLVFLDVLRRSGGSWTPNTKTGHSLSRALRVVLGLMGAIVLIEFLVGTSLALGGIGIVPIVAIVVGGVSMITLVATWGARFTGRTLPSWIPPLTWTASIAAVTFVVCCLHAIATGDSVGGTVGIAASGAVDWPFVMNPSQGLGIQKGVMPAMLGTIWIVLGAVVFAVPLAVGAAVFLTEYAEDSLFTRAVDIATNGLWSTPSIVFGLFGLAFLVPRFGGTPSIFAAQLVLGFMLLPLVLITSREAMKTVPDEYRDASAALGVSKWDTIRSVVIPASMPGVITGIILGVGRIAGETAPLLLVLNGPNFPTASPGILSSFTVSVGLQPPFVHVSNPALLERASALPYQLYAIITAGVGAEESFGWGTALVLLGVVLSFFAMGIASRRYFRRKLHQ, from the coding sequence ATGAGCGGAGCGCACGAGGTCCGTCTCGTCGAGACCGGCGGAACGACCTACGAACGGATGGCGATCGGTGTCGTCATCGGCTCGTTCGTGGCCTTCACGCTCAGCATCGGTGTACTGTTCGAGTGGATCGCAATCGATGGAACGGTAAGCGGCGTGCCAACGGCGATTTACTTCGGCGGTGCGCTGCTCTTTCTGGGGTCGGCGACCGGAGCGCTCGGCGCGTTTTCGCGGTGGAGCGGCGTTCGAACGACTCCCGACCGCTCGCCGGCTCTCAGCACGGTCGGCAGTCAGACGGTCCTCTGGACGATCACCGCTGCCTTCGTCGCCGGCAACACGCTGGGACTCGGCGCACTCGGATGGTTCGTCGCCGCGTTCGTGGGGCTGCTCGTCGCCTATCTCACGATCACCGCACGCGAGGACCTCGGCGCGACGGTACCCGCTGCAACCTTCGTCAGTTTCGTCGGCGTCCTCGTCCTGACCGGTGTGATATCTCCGACGTGGACGTGGCAACCAGCGGCGTTTGATGCCACCATTCCCGGCCAGCTCGCGATCCCCTTATTGGTGTTAATCGGGAGTCTCCTCACTGGTCAGTCGAGCGCGACTGCCTACGCGGGATTCGGAACACGCGGCAGACAAAACGGGGCGTTCCTGTTGATCTCGCTGGTCGTTCTGCTCACGCTCTCGGTGCTCCTGTTCCTCCTCGTGTTCGTTTTCGAGCGGGGGATACTGGTCGTACTCGAGAACCTCACGGTCAGTGCCGCGACGGTACTGTTCCTCCTGGCGGCGGTACTCGTCTCCCTGGTCCGGTACGGACACGTCAACCCCGCGACCGCGGACGGCACCGATACCCTCGTCTCGTTCGTCTCTCTCGCCGCGGCGAGCGTCGTTGGACTCATCGGCGTCGTTCTGGCGTCCGCTATCGCAACGAAGTACACCATCTCGGGATACGCGGTCACGATCGAACCAGCGGCCGTCGTCGGCGCGCTGCCGGGACTCGTGGTCGGCCTCGTCTTTCTGGACGTGCTTCGCCGGTCGGGTGGCTCGTGGACTCCCAACACGAAGACCGGTCACTCTCTCAGCCGCGCTCTCCGCGTCGTGCTGGGGCTCATGGGTGCGATCGTACTGATCGAGTTCCTCGTCGGAACGTCCCTCGCGCTCGGCGGTATCGGGATCGTTCCGATAGTCGCGATCGTCGTCGGCGGCGTTTCGATGATAACTCTCGTCGCGACCTGGGGAGCACGATTTACCGGGCGCACTCTCCCGTCGTGGATCCCGCCGCTGACGTGGACCGCGAGCATCGCTGCGGTGACGTTCGTCGTCTGCTGTCTCCACGCTATCGCCACGGGCGACTCGGTCGGCGGCACCGTTGGCATCGCCGCCAGCGGAGCCGTCGACTGGCCCTTCGTCATGAACCCGTCGCAGGGCCTCGGCATCCAGAAAGGCGTGATGCCGGCGATGCTAGGGACGATCTGGATCGTCCTCGGGGCCGTCGTCTTCGCCGTTCCGCTGGCAGTCGGTGCCGCCGTCTTCCTGACCGAGTACGCAGAGGATAGCCTCTTCACCCGCGCGGTCGACATCGCCACAAACGGTCTCTGGAGCACCCCCAGTATCGTCTTCGGTCTGTTCGGCCTCGCGTTCCTCGTGCCACGGTTCGGTGGCACGCCCTCCATCTTCGCCGCGCAGCTAGTACTCGGGTTCATGCTACTCCCCCTCGTGCTCATCACGAGTCGGGAGGCCATGAAGACCGTCCCCGACGAGTATCGGGACGCGAGCGCCGCACTGGGCGTCTCGAAGTGGGACACGATCCGGAGTGTCGTCATCCCCGCCTCGATGCCTGGCGTTATTACCGGGATTATCCTGGGCGTCGGCCGGATTGCGGGCGAAACCGCACCTCTGTTGCTCGTTCTCAACGGGCCGAATTTCCCGACCGCCTCTCCGGGAATTCTCTCCAGTTTCACGGTTAGCGTCGGTCTCCAGCCGCCGTTCGTCCACGTCTCCAATCCCGCGCTGCTCGAGCGAGCGAGCGCACTTCCCTATCAGCTGTACGCGATCATCACCGCCGGCGTCGGTGCCGAGGAGTCCTTCGGGTGGGGGACGGCGCTCGTCTTGCTCGGCGTCGTCCTCTCGTTCTTCGCGATGGGCATCGCGAGCCGACGGTACTTCAGGAGGAAACTACACCAATGA
- the pstC gene encoding phosphate ABC transporter permease subunit PstC, with protein sequence MLETVDIRTTITQAASQTRRRALSLYRTAAELDRPSLLLATVQILLIIAAFVGFVVQSAWTVTFLYGFLLATGVGWVARQALTAKVVTFLMTAATLSTLGLIAAFLVLEALPAFRHAGLDLISPFGSNEWSTAQGQFSLIPMLWGTLLTTVIAILVAAPFGVAGALFISDIAPEWLREIVKPAIELLAGIPSIVYGFIGFTVINPYVGNLLSINPGALFAIGLVIGFMALPTVISVAEDALSAVPESMKDGSIAMGATEWQTMKSVSIPTAFSGVSAAVLLGIGRAIGETMAATVMISHSRRLPQPELYNVFDSTETLTTFIASSYGHVTPGQLFWSALFAAGVLLMIIVTGLGIASELIEQRMHRKLEGGQ encoded by the coding sequence ATGCTTGAGACTGTGGATATACGCACGACAATAACGCAAGCAGCGTCGCAGACGCGGCGCCGGGCGCTGTCGCTGTACCGGACGGCGGCGGAACTGGACCGGCCAAGTCTGCTCCTTGCGACGGTACAGATACTGTTGATCATCGCGGCGTTCGTCGGATTTGTCGTTCAGTCGGCGTGGACGGTCACGTTCTTGTACGGCTTCCTGTTGGCCACGGGCGTCGGCTGGGTCGCCCGACAGGCGCTGACGGCGAAGGTCGTGACCTTCCTGATGACGGCTGCAACGCTCTCCACGCTCGGGCTCATCGCGGCGTTTCTGGTGCTCGAGGCACTTCCGGCGTTTCGCCACGCCGGGCTCGACCTCATATCGCCGTTTGGCTCGAACGAGTGGAGCACCGCGCAGGGGCAATTCTCGCTCATCCCGATGCTCTGGGGAACCCTTCTCACGACGGTCATCGCGATTCTGGTCGCGGCCCCGTTCGGGGTCGCAGGCGCGCTGTTTATCAGCGATATCGCACCGGAGTGGCTGCGAGAGATCGTCAAGCCGGCTATCGAGCTGTTGGCTGGTATTCCGTCGATCGTCTACGGATTCATCGGATTCACGGTTATCAACCCGTACGTCGGCAATTTGCTCTCGATCAATCCCGGTGCGCTGTTCGCCATCGGTCTCGTGATCGGTTTCATGGCGCTTCCGACGGTCATCTCCGTCGCCGAAGACGCGCTGTCGGCAGTCCCGGAGTCGATGAAAGACGGCTCGATAGCGATGGGTGCGACGGAATGGCAGACGATGAAGAGCGTCTCGATCCCGACCGCCTTTTCGGGCGTTTCTGCGGCCGTTCTGCTGGGGATTGGCCGGGCGATCGGCGAGACCATGGCTGCGACGGTCATGATCTCACACAGTCGCCGATTGCCCCAGCCCGAACTGTACAACGTCTTCGATAGCACGGAAACGTTGACGACGTTTATCGCCTCTAGCTACGGGCACGTGACACCCGGACAGCTGTTCTGGAGCGCGCTGTTCGCAGCAGGTGTCCTCTTGATGATCATCGTGACGGGACTCGGTATCGCCTCCGAACTCATCGAACAGCGAATGCATCGTAAACTGGAGGGCGGTCAATGA
- a CDS encoding PstS family phosphate ABC transporter substrate-binding protein has translation MADNQFGRDAVSRRKFIAAAGVTGTMAAAGCLGSDGGGDGGTKALTADGSSTVYPITNDADSLWNGNPPADDQEYWGPGQYDIDTDQNLADYWAGLYGFEPTEERSVPPFPTQVALSHSGTGVEGVINERVDIGDASSTAESILGSDHEELDNIVDHVVAVDGQPVVVSREIKDAGVTQVTGDELRAIYKQEITNWSEIGGPDKEIYAIGRAEDSGTDTAFRANLYGDPDAPIEPDTRKGQNQQVATLVEQNDNAIAYIALAFVEPDGATPPIGLELDGTLYEYGKNLGAKGYPLSRDLHCYTYDGTDKRESAFINMILSEFGQTNFVEPNNYFKLPPERREEERGKLADQA, from the coding sequence ATGGCAGACAACCAGTTCGGACGCGACGCAGTATCGCGACGGAAGTTCATCGCTGCGGCCGGTGTCACCGGTACCATGGCAGCAGCCGGTTGCCTCGGGAGCGACGGAGGAGGGGACGGTGGCACCAAGGCGCTGACGGCCGACGGCTCGTCGACCGTCTACCCAATTACCAACGACGCCGACTCGCTGTGGAACGGGAATCCGCCGGCGGACGATCAGGAGTACTGGGGACCAGGTCAGTACGATATCGATACGGACCAGAACCTCGCGGACTACTGGGCGGGCCTCTACGGCTTCGAACCGACGGAAGAACGCAGCGTTCCGCCGTTCCCGACGCAGGTAGCGTTGAGCCACTCCGGGACGGGTGTCGAGGGGGTCATCAACGAGCGCGTCGACATCGGTGACGCGAGTTCGACGGCCGAATCCATCCTCGGATCGGACCACGAAGAGCTAGACAACATCGTCGACCACGTGGTCGCAGTCGACGGCCAGCCGGTCGTCGTAAGCCGAGAGATCAAGGATGCTGGCGTCACTCAGGTCACTGGCGACGAACTCCGTGCAATCTACAAACAGGAGATCACGAACTGGAGCGAAATCGGCGGACCGGACAAGGAGATCTACGCGATCGGCCGCGCGGAAGACTCCGGTACCGACACGGCGTTCCGGGCGAACCTCTACGGCGACCCCGACGCGCCGATCGAACCTGACACCCGGAAGGGACAAAACCAGCAGGTCGCGACCCTCGTCGAGCAAAACGACAACGCGATCGCCTACATCGCGCTCGCGTTCGTCGAGCCCGACGGCGCCACGCCGCCGATCGGCCTCGAGCTGGACGGCACCCTCTACGAGTACGGCAAGAACCTCGGTGCGAAGGGGTACCCGCTCAGCCGTGATCTTCACTGCTACACCTACGACGGGACCGACAAACGCGAGAGCGCTTTCATCAACATGATCCTCTCGGAGTTCGGGCAGACGAACTTCGTCGAGCCGAACAACTACTTCAAGCTCCCGCCCGAGCGCCGCGAAGAGGAGCGAGGGAAGCTCGCGGACCAGGCCTAA
- a CDS encoding phosphate signaling complex PhoU family protein: METRKVQVTGGSTYTVSLPKTWATKNDVSAGTTVEFYPEDDSLLLTPRSETDRQEGSLDISSLEGERLTRAVMTMYVSGFDIIRLEAGRITTDQRRAIRDATQGLVGVEVLEETTDSVVIQDLLDSSELSIVNAVTRMRLIAQSMLEDAVRALIENDDDIAQDVIERDDDVDRLWLVVSRIFRATLRSPRAAEELGVPREDCFDFHSSARQLERVADHAAKISNLALKLDEIPQEVADGLEELQADASTVLEKSMDALFAEETGEANQLGHEAREAVLEIDEHTRQIDDTLRDLDPVQAQSLGLIVDSLSRSADYGGNIAETALQKAAPRP, translated from the coding sequence ATGGAGACGCGAAAGGTCCAGGTAACCGGCGGCTCGACGTACACGGTCTCCCTTCCGAAGACGTGGGCGACCAAAAACGACGTCAGCGCCGGGACGACCGTCGAGTTCTACCCGGAGGACGATTCGCTCTTACTGACGCCCCGCAGCGAGACGGACCGACAGGAAGGCTCGCTGGATATCTCGAGTCTCGAGGGCGAGCGGCTGACCCGGGCCGTGATGACGATGTACGTCAGCGGCTTCGACATCATCCGCCTCGAGGCCGGCCGCATCACGACCGACCAGCGCCGGGCGATCCGCGACGCGACGCAAGGACTCGTCGGCGTCGAAGTGTTAGAGGAGACGACCGACAGCGTGGTCATTCAGGACTTACTCGACTCCTCGGAGCTCTCGATCGTCAACGCCGTCACGCGCATGCGCCTGATCGCCCAATCGATGCTCGAGGACGCCGTGCGGGCGCTGATCGAGAACGACGACGACATCGCACAAGACGTGATCGAGCGCGACGACGACGTCGACCGCCTCTGGCTCGTCGTCTCGCGGATCTTCCGCGCGACGCTGCGTTCCCCGCGTGCGGCCGAGGAACTCGGCGTTCCCCGCGAGGACTGCTTCGACTTCCACTCCAGCGCCCGCCAACTCGAGCGGGTCGCCGATCACGCGGCCAAGATCAGCAATCTCGCGCTCAAACTCGACGAGATCCCCCAGGAGGTCGCCGACGGGCTCGAGGAGTTGCAGGCGGACGCCTCTACGGTCCTCGAGAAGTCCATGGACGCGCTGTTCGCCGAGGAAACCGGGGAGGCAAACCAACTTGGTCACGAGGCTCGAGAAGCCGTCCTCGAGATCGACGAGCACACGCGCCAGATCGACGACACCCTCCGTGACCTCGATCCCGTTCAGGCGCAGTCGCTGGGGCTGATCGTCGACTCGCTGTCCCGCAGCGCCGACTACGGCGGGAACATCGCCGAGACGGCGCTGCAAAAGGCCGCACCGCGTCCATAA